One window of the Colletotrichum destructivum chromosome 4, complete sequence genome contains the following:
- a CDS encoding Putative metallopeptidase, catalytic domain superfamily, lysine-specific metallo-endopeptidase: MKIVVGLLISNIWPAIATLSFSEPLTPRDLSRSYRLGSGSFWPCSSSQVKTINGAIQRAKSMASAAIAALDDNGVESLSYLQWFGHENAYEVKRQTIRDHHYRSVISELREPRDRAIRYFEDALVFACPSSSDWLSPCSRGEPAGLVNAENLDARVNALYICPSFFSLVTHSKMLSDWRRGRYSPSKGLVLLHEMQHANAIVTPAEYSGDIGYSVSECKGLSDSEKVKNAQNYAFFALDSAV, translated from the exons ATGAAAATTGTGGTCGGTCTTCTCATTTCAAACATTTGGCCCGCAATCGCCACTCTCAGCTTTTCGGAGCCACTGACACCCCGAGACCTATCACGTTCTTATCGACTAGGCTCGGGAAGCTTTTGGCCATGCTCCTCTTCGCAGGTTAAAACAATCAATGGTGCGATACAACGTGCCAAGTCTATGGCATCCGcagccatcgccgccttGGACGACAACGGAGTAGAATCTTTATCCTATTTGCAGTGGTTTGGTC ACGAAAATGCTTATGAGGTAAAGCGCCAGACGATCAGGGACCACCATTATCGATCCGTCATTTCAGAGCTTCGAGAACCCAGGGATCGAGCAATAAGATATTTTGAGGAT GCTCTTGTGTTTGCTTGTCCCTCGTCAAGTGATTGGCTGAGCCCGTGCAGTAGGGGCGAGCCAGCAGGTCTTGTCAATGCCGAAAACTTAGACGCTCGGGTCAATGCTCTCTACATCTGCCCTTCATTCTTCTCGCTGGTTACCCACTCCAAAATGCTGTCAGACTggcgaagagggagataCTCGCCATCGAAGGGGCTAGTGCTGCTACATGAGATGCAGCATGCTAATGCCATTGTAACCCCAGCCGAGTACTCTGGTGATATAGGCTATTCGGTCTCAGA GTGCAAGGGGCTAAGCGATAGTGAAAAGGTTAAAAACGCCCAGAACTACGCGTTTTTTGCGTTAGACTCGGCTGTATAG
- a CDS encoding Putative peptidase M35, deuterolysin, metallopeptidase, catalytic domain superfamily: MIAKVLPLALLAGAASAACPLSVQITDSDNHVVNVAVTNTGNETVSVFRGNTVFSEHATKDLLVTDAEGNALPFEGIYVNYKRTGLAASSFQKIEAGQTITVSVNPARSYKLHGISQAKVTAIQGFRYATGASTPSSIKELSLCADVLSGEVDVTPDQSSVAKQHISYKRDVPVSSRIQKRAITYSSCSTSQTTALKTSVTDAISMAKAAYTAANTAAYYFTTWFISTSNEAKVRTIYNSVANVQTTSPKISCTDTYSDCTDGSALLYTVPSANVIVPCPNNGFWDFPELAPQCSGDDYDRAGSMLHEMTHLYGTTDWAYGPTAAKALSATKAAANADTYEMYAESVRLGGCTTG; this comes from the exons ATGATTGCCAAAGTCCttcctctcgccctcctcgccggtgcagcctcggccgcttGCCCTCTCTCGGTCCAGATTACTGACTCAGACAACCATGTCGTCAACGTGGCGGTGACAAACACGGGCAACGAGACTGTCTCGGTCTTCAGGGGCAACACGGTGTTCAGTGAGCACGCTACCAAAGATCTTTTGGTGACTGACGCTG AGGGCAACGCACTTCCGTTCGAGGGCATCTACGTCAACTACAAGCGTACAGGCCTTGCAGCCAGCTCGTTCCAGAagatcgaggccggccaAACGATCACGGTTTCCGTCAACCCGGCCAGGAGCTACAAGCTTCACGGCATCTCGCAGGCCAAGGTCACTGCGATCCAGGGCTTCCGCTACGCAACGGGGGCCAGCACGCCTTCTTCCATCAAGGAGTTGTCTCTGTGCGCGGACGTCCTGTCGGGCGAGGTGGACGTCACCCCCGATCAATCCTCTGTTGCTAA GCAGCACATTTCGTACAAGCGCGATGtgcccgtctcgtctcgcATCCAGAAGCGCGCGATCACGTACTCGTCGTGCTCCACCTCGCAGACTACTGCTCTGAAGACTAGCGTCACCGACGCCATCtccatggccaaggccgcttacaccgccgccaacaccgccgcctACTACTTCACCACTTG GTTCATCTCGACCTccaacgaggccaaggtgCGGACCATCTACAACAGCGTGGCCAACGTGCAGACCACCTCGCCCAAGATCTCGTGCACCGACACCTACAGCGACTGCACCGACGGCTCCGCCCTGCTGTACACCGTCCCCTCGGCCAACGTCATCGTGCCGTGCCCCAACAACGGCTTCTGGGACTTCCCCGAGCTCGCGCCGCAGTGCTCCGGCGACGACTACGACAGGGCCGGCAGCATGCTGCACGAGATGACGCACCTGTACGGCACGACCGACTGGGCCTACGGCCCGACGGCCGCCAAGGCGCTGTCGGcgaccaaggccgccgccaacgcgGACACGTACGAGATGTACGCCGAGAGCGTTCGTCTTGGTGGCTGCACCACTGGCTAA
- a CDS encoding Putative copper amine oxidase produces the protein MCIHEEDSGLLSKHTDFRDGSVISARYGFYYIFTLYNTYRLEMKLTGMLNTCCLRPSESALPFGAQVAAGLTAHNHQHIFSRVDPEIDYPKSSIVQNDAVPSEAPAKSSATVTHYTARRRPSKRPWKPRQPTPLRSVAHERSSTPGVSISRHRGPSGTRFSTATGPRCWHIPGVSHTTAPRLPGRVSTAKQVVSTTR, from the exons ATGTGCATCCATGAAGAGGACAGCGGTCTTCTCTCTAAGCACACCGATTTCCGTGACGGTTCTGTGATTTCTGCGAGA TACGGCTTCTATTATATCTTCACCCTCTATAACACCTACAGACTGGAAATGAAGCTGACGGGGATGCTGAACACCTGCTGTCTCCGTCCCTCAGAGTCAGCTCTGCCTTTCGGAGCCCAGGTCGCCGCAGGCCTCACGGCTCACAACCATCAACACATCTTTTCCCGTGTGGACCCCGAAATTGACTACCCAAAGAGCTCCATCGTGCAGAACGATGCAGTGCCATCGGAAGCACCGGCGAAGTCGTCAGCTACGGTGACGCATTATACTGCAAGAAGACGACCCTCAAAACGGCCTTGGAAGCCGCGACAACCTACTCCTTTGAGATCAGTCGCTCATGAGAGATCATCAACCCCGGGCGTCTCAATTTCGCGACATAGAGGCCCGTCGGGTACAAGATTCTCAACAGCAACAGGCCCGCGCTGCTGGCATATCCCAGGAGTGTCGCATACAACCGCGCCGCGTTTGCCAGGAAGAGTCTCCACTGCTAAACAGGTTGTATCTACTACCAGGTAG
- a CDS encoding Putative major facilitator superfamily, MFS transporter superfamily, which translates to MQTIFWPQMTVELNMTYAQLNAGISCNVAGLAVGSFIFVPFTKKYGRRSTYVISTAVLAGTAWWSGRMNTIADVFFVHQRGMANGLYIISVMLGNTLIPTISGVQAEAQGWRWAYYTTGICLTIMTFVFLFFFEETKYVPVSVGQSSQAGPHEVEGMKKPPAFATSKLDGSPVVPVGHRASATTLEPPRMKTFRQRMQFLTPTSEPLFRGFVTPFQTSMLLHVLFTAVQSANAIFFLVLMSSVNPIVFSAPPYSFGTAGVGLMLVGPFIGNAIGSLYGGFCGDWVAVRLAKRSNGVFEPEFRLYILALPAVLMGSGLAIYGVTLDRRMHWIYPSIGSSMYAFSMGAIMDISFTVVIDTYTDITADCFVFITFIRNAGTIALPFGIVPWLDSMSLTYIFVICGCISSGFALLFIPLVIWGKAIRKASEHRYEALRVKVASY; encoded by the exons ATGCAGACGATTTTCTGGCCTCAAATGACCGTTGAACTGAACATGACTTATGCGCAGCTCAATGCTGGCATTTCCTGCAACGTCGCCGGTCTTGCCGTAGGCAGCTTCATCTTCGTACCATTCACGAAGAAATACGGACGGCGCTCCACGTACGTCATCTCGACGGCGGTTCTGGCCGGGACCGCCTGGTGGTCTGGCAGGATGAACACG ATCGCAGACGTCTTCTTCGTACACCAGAGAGGAATGGCCAACGGACTCTACATTATCAGCGTCATGCTCGGGAATACCTTGATCCCGACAATATCAGGCGTGCAGGCCGAGGCTCAAGGCTGGCGGTGGGCCTACTACACCACTGGCATTTGCCTCACCATCATGACATTcgttttcctcttcttttttgaAGAGACAAAGTACGTCCCAGTGTCTGTTGGACAATCATCGCAAGCCGGACCGCACGAGGTAGAGGGAATGAAAAAACCCCCAGCTTTCGCCACCTCCAAGCTTGACGGCAGCCCCGTCGTGCCCGTGGGACACCGAGCATCCGCAACGACCCTTGAGCCCCCACGGATGAAAACTTTCCGTCAGCGGATGCAGTTTCTCACCCCGACTTCAGAGCCGCTGTTTCGAGGCTTCGTCACCCCGTTCCAGACATCCATGTTGCTGCACGTCCTGTTCACGGCCGTGCAGAGTGCCaacgccatcttcttcctggTGCTCATGAGCAGCGTCAACCCCATAGTCTTCTCGGCTCCGCCGTATAGCTTTGGCACCGCCGGTGTTGGTCTCATGCTTGTGGGCCCCTTTATCGGAAATGCAATCGGCAGTCTCTATGGGGGCTTCTGCGGAGACTGGGTTGCTGTCCGGCTGGCGAAGCGAAGTAACGGCGTCTTTGAGCCCGAGTTCCGGCTGTACATCCTCGCGCTTCCGGCGGTCCTCATGGGATCTGGGTTGGCGATTTACGGCGTGACGTTGGACCGT AGAATGCATTGGATCTATCCCAGCATCGGAAGTTCCATGTATGCTTTCAGCATGGGCGCCATCATGGATATAAGTTTCACGGTCGTTATCGATACGTATACGGAT ATTACCGCGGACTGTTTTGTCTTCATCACCTTCATTCGAAACGCTGGGACGATCGCTCTGCCGTTCGGGATCGTGCCGTGGCTGGACTCCATGAGCCTGACTTACATTTTCGTCATCTGTGGATGCATCAGCTCGGGCTTTGCACTCCTTTTCATTCCGCTCGTAATCTGGGGCAAGGCCATTCGGAAAGCGTCGGAGCATAGATATGAAGCTCTACGCGTCAAAGTTGCTAGTTATTAA
- a CDS encoding Putative phenazine biosynthesis PhzF — MTITQLDFVTLDVFTKTPYKGNPLAIVHLPPPTAASPALTQEQKQAIAREFNLSETVFVHDVDPKDDPEPQTRRIDIFMTSVEIPFGGHPTVGTASYLQSKGISKIVTKAGPVPITTGQDQFVSVLVPHNTCLHAKTIASLNAESRTGLHPSPEIREAELGAPIFSPVHGIAFALVGLPSLEQLSRVFVGSFEFNALELLGPTWSNSFMARSYYVITESTTSGSVRNVKIRTRMIASSFEDSATGAAACALTSYLALHKFEELELKYELTQGVEMGRQSDIFVTVKVDVDEKGKRSVKELYLGGTARKIMKGTLEIPPL, encoded by the exons ATGACGATCACTCAACTCGACTTTGTCACCCTTGACGTCTTCACCAAGACTCCCTACAAGGGCAACCCGCTGGCCATTGTgcatctccctcctcccacggCAGCATCCCCCGCTCTCACCCAGGAGCAGAAACAGGCCATCGCCCGAGAGTTCAACCTCTCGGAAACCGTCTTCGTCCACGATGTAGACCCCAAGGACGACCCGGAGCCCCAGACACGCCGCATCGACATATTCATGACCTCGGTAGAGATCCCTTTCGGCGGCCACCCTACCGTCGGCACAGCCTCTTACCTCCAGTCCAAGGGAATTTCGAAGATCGTCACAAAAGCCGGTCCTGTCCCCATCACCACCGGTCAGGACCAATTTGTGAGCGTTTTGGTCCCGCACAATACGTGCCTTCATGCCAAAACCATCGCAAGTCTCAACGCCGAGTCTCGCACAGGGCTTCACCCCTCTCCCGAAATCAGGGAAGCGGAACTCGGCGCGCCCATCTTCAGCCCCGTGCACGgcatcgccttcgccctcgtcggcttgCCTTCGCTGGAACAGCTGTCCCGTGTCTTCGTTGGGTCCTTCGAGTTCAACGCCctggagctcctcggccccACCTGGAGCAACTCATTCATGGCGAGGTCGTACTATGTTATAACCGAGTCGACTACCTCGGGCTCCGTCAGGAACGTCAAGATTCGAACGCGCATGATCGCTTCCAGCT TCGAAGATTCTGCAACAGGCGCCGCAGCCTGCGCGCTGACAAGCTACCTTGCTCTTCACAAGTTTGAAGAGCTGGAGTTGAAGTACGAACTGACGCAAGGTGTCGAGATGGGACGGCAGAGTGACATCTTCGTCACTGTTAAagtcgatgtcgacgaaaagggaaaaagaTCGGTCAAGGAGCTCTATCTTGGGGGCACAGCGAGGAAGATCATGAAGGGGACCCTTGAGATACCACCTTTGTAG
- a CDS encoding Putative SGNH hydrolase superfamily: protein MSKELPRHERRSSSPASYTSGTSSSPRNPLDQCEMNFRTLLGFVSTRVLRGGPRLVIQLILAAFALLVLGRFLASPTSSDTLFSSGSRWSWSPFGGSADDTTSAVGTGRPGGVRVVAFGSPDIATPSTSKGTGGKGWTEMLCEELRCSSHHSFIPSISLPAQAMTSNEHYRHTIAKVTADNEQPKAPGYNYDFLLEQFPLSDTIADLKAQVDDFLAQPQPRDLPRETVWVFTFGTWDVWALASLPRELGQGLVDAAVAALFAQVERVYQASLDAESAAFSDFWAYQDASLIEKLNAVEDEGRGEVDPREVENFRLIVPELLDVSLTPGWHARRPAPPSPHTKAEQMTNAAHLTARWNSEVKGRMDMWMSTADPRAEDGEEKGKFGYVPASENTNAAAGSRLIRTRAEQGLKPPAEGEALSVPFPRRVGAQVDGATFVREAIVERQMRDHGLTDHMGRGNRTDGGGGGGGEEEQQGGSVFFAETWTPCIWARTSETPDVDGAYAACDSPGDYLFHSPFTLGERAVRETARIAAAETRSRLAFVDPASADEAEAQETVAEKMKRRERRGETRGFQRVMRPNRAMRLVDAACPTLDVC from the exons ATGTCCAAGGAACTCCCGCGCCACGAGAGACggtcatcatcgccggcgtcctACACCAgcggcaccagcagcagcccccGGAATCCCTTGGACCAGTGCGAGATGAACTTCCGGACGctgctcggcttcgtctcgaCCCGCGTCCTGCGCGGCGGCCCGCGCCTCGTCATCCagctcatcctcgccgccttcgcgctcctcgtcctcggcaggttcttggcctcgccgacgtcgtcggaTACCCTCTTCAGCTCCGGCTCGCGATGGAGCTGGTCGCCCTTTGGCGGTAGCGCCGACGACACGACGAGCGCCGTTGGCACCGGCAGACCCGGCGGCGTGAGGGTCGTCGCTTTCGGATCGCCCGACATCGCGACGCCTTCGACAAGCAAGGGAACGGGTGGCAAGGGCTGGACTGAGATGCTCTGTGAAGAG CTGCGATGCTCATCTCACCACTCCTTCATCCCCTCCATCAGCCTCCCCGCTCAGGCCATGACCTCCAACGAGCACTACCGACacaccatcgccaaggtCACCGCCGACAATGAGCAGCCCAAGGCGCCGGGCTACAACTACgacttcctcctcgagcagTTCCCCCTCTCCGAcaccatcgccgacctcaaggcccaggtcgacgacTTTCTCgcccagccccagccccgCGACCTGCCCCGCGAGACCGTCTGGGTCTTCACCTTTGGCACCTGGGACGTCTGGGCCCTCGCCTCGCTGCCGCGCGAGCTGGgccagggcctcgtcgacgccgccgtcgccgccctgtTCGCACAGGTCGAGCGCGTCTACCAGGCctccctcgacgccgagtccgccgccttctccgaCTTCTGGGCCTACCAGGACGCCTCGctcatcgagaagctcaacgccgtggaggacgagggccggGGCGAGGTGGACCCGCGCGAGGTTGAGAACTTCCGCCTCATCGTGcccgagctgctcgacgtTTCATTGACGCCCGGGTGGCACGCCCGTCgccccgcgccgccgagcccgcACACCAAGGCCGAGCAGATGACCAACGCGGCGCACCTCACGGCGAGATGGAACtccgaggtcaagggccgTATGGACATGTGGATGAGCACGGCGGATCCGCGagcggaggacggcgaggagaagggcaagtTCGGCTACGTACCCGCGAGTGAGaacaccaacgccgccgccggctcgcgCCTCATTCGCACCCGCGCCGAGCAGGGTCTCAAACCccccgccgagggcgaggcgctgAGCGTGCCGTTCCCGCGCCGCGTCGGCGcgcaggtcgacggcgcgacCTTCGTccgcgaggccatcgtcgagcgGCAGATGCGCGACCACGGGCTGACGGACCACATGGGTCGCGGCAACCGgaccgacggcggcggcggcggcggcggcgaggaggagcagcagggcggcagcgtcttcttcgccgagacGTGGACCCCGTGCATCTGGGCCAGGACGTCCGAGAcgcccgacgtcgacggcgcgtACGCCGCGTGCGACAGCCCCGGCGACTACCTCTTCCACTCGCCCTTCACGCTGGGCGAGCGTGCGGTCCgcgagacggcgaggatcgcggccgccgagacccGGAGCAGGCTGGCGTTTGTGGATCCTGCTTCGGcagacgaggccgaggcgcagGAGACGgtggcggagaagatgaagagacGCGAGCGCCGCGGCGAGACGAGGGGTTTTCAGCGCGTCATGCGCCCAAACCGCGCGATgcggctcgtcgacgccgcgtGCCCGACCCTGGACGTCTGCTGA
- a CDS encoding Putative NmrA-like domain, NAD(P)-binding domain superfamily — protein MASTRKVLVLGATGKQGAAVVDALLELPASSPPLEILALTRNPDSAKVQSLIDAAKAKGVTVTPVQGDLKDSQTQVFQAHPSIDTAFIVTTIGNEDVVGKAWVDAAIDAGAAQVVFTSVDRGGEDKSWENPTDVPHFLQKHAVEVHLRDRADELAKGGRSLRWTILRPTAFLDNANPGMFGKVFAAMWSTLPADRSLQLVSVRDIGLFAAKAIADPEGWDRRAVSLAGEDITYAKAREVFKRVVGSDMPQTYTILGQGMLWAIADMGKMFDFFKREGYGADIQGLRKEEPRLQDFEAWLKESSGWKSEI, from the coding sequence ATGGCGTCCACAAGGAAAGTTCTCGTCCTAGGCGCGACTGGGAAAcaaggcgccgccgtcgtcgacgccctcctcgagctccccGCCAGCTCTCCGCCCCTCGAGATCCTCGCCCTCACGCGGAACCCGGACTCGGCCAAGGTCCAGTCCCTCATCGATGCCGCAaaggccaagggcgtcaCAGTCACCCCAGTACAGGGCGACCTCAAGGACTCCCAGACCCAGGTCTTCCAGGCCCACCCGAGCATAGACACGGCCTTCATCGTGACGACCATCGGcaacgaggacgtcgtcgggaAGGCctgggtcgacgccgccatcgacgcgGGCGCCGCCCAGGTCGTCTTCACCTCGGTcgaccgcggcggcgaggacaagTCCTGGGAGAACCCCACCGACGTGCCGCACTTCCTGCAAAagcacgccgtcgaggtccacCTCCGCGaccgcgccgacgagctggcgAAGGGCGGGCGGTCACTGCGCTGGACGATCCTCCGCCCGACGGCCTTCCTGGACAACGCCAACCCGGGCATGTTCGGCAAGGTGTTCGCGGCCATGTGGTCCACCCTGCCGGCCGACCGGAGCCTGCAGCTCGTCTCGGTGCGGGACATTGGGCTCTTCGCGGCCAAGGCGATCGCCGACCCGGAGGGGTGGGACCGGAGGGCCGTGTCgcttgccggcgaggacatcacctacgccaaggccagggagGTCTTCAAGAGGGTCGTCGGCAGCGACATGCCGCAGACGTACACCATCCTGGGCCAGGGCATGTTGTGGGCCATCGCGGACATGGGCAAGATGTTTGACTTCTTCAAGAGGGAGGGATACGGAGCGGATATACAGGGGCTGAGAAAGGAGGAGCCGCGGCTGCAGGACTTTGAGGCGTGGTTGAAGGAGAGCAGCGGCTGGAAGAGCGAGATTTGA
- a CDS encoding uncharacterized protein (Putative zn(2)Cys(6) fungal-type DNA-binding domain, transcription factor domain, fungi) has product MPRPPVRPEDRKRSAKACVACRATKKRCDAAQPCRACVNRGVGALCTYPQQSRNRRAHRQPLAQSRQLDSTSRDTRERNRTAPLLYRREGTSSLEGGDATSSAGSTTAATCGPRPVMMYTCSGEKVYVGNASAIAFLQYLRGNLPILGPDFTISQGCHRMFEAQAPVQTSEEFADEIDEQEKKALVQLFLDAVSLTLPPPEYLRPAWLTTMPMQSSGLLDLFDESETSRLLADVSSLRIQNANEDLLCLFMMIAIGAQCRGQPDDARKAFRYFEEARKLSFVGMLSDPTLNTARGFTLMAFYMFGACRRNSAFMYLGVATKAASVMGLHMSGQFQSLSRAERSLRSRIDKSIRLFDVICSSILGRPTSIAPCRPKETARAYSEPHRTLSVDRACTLATTLNEIVEILTEDSQLGVVRAERFLEKIKDWSKNLSPALRQCPQREASSSANPQDRQIAIGNIHVACTYYFGIILTTREFLIKHIMPQLDNEPSLTDISQEDNASPENKRRFADLSDACVDAAVFMSEMCSEALDSRTIMGNMCILKAWLFAAGLILAFSLLAPEVPQSRERAFYNALRVLDFLGHMSPQAAQYHRLLLSFSQAIDTFKTHSPTRHHQPRAPYVERFLSVRLADRPGNTRRRVSAQKSHPDGHVSRVGQLETDEKLGQSIFGPRSVANSERGGEDVIFSLLWDGEATLFPRDFDY; this is encoded by the exons AtgccccggccgccggtgAGGCCCGAGGATCGGAAGCGGTCCGCCAAAGCATGTGTTGCCTGCCGAGCGACCAAGAAGCGCTGTGATGCTGCTCAACCATGCCGAGCATGCGTCAACCGCGGAGTGGGAGCATTGTGTACCTATCCGCAGCAATCTCGAAACCGTCGGGCACACAGGCAGCCTCTTGCTCAGTCCCGACAACTCGATTCCACAAGCCGGGACACCAGAGAACGGAACCGAACCGCCCCACTACTCTATCGACGAGAAGGAACATCGTCTTTAGAGGGAGGAGATGCCACAAGCTCAGCGGGCTCAACCACGGCGGCAACGTGTGGGCCCCGGCCCGTTATGATGTACACCTGCAGCGGAGAAAAAG TTTACGTCGGAAATGCCTCAGCAATTGCCTTTCTTCAGTACTTACGAGGAAATCTGCCAATTCTCGGCCCAGACTTTACCATAAGCCAGGGATGCCATCGAATGTTTGAGGCGCAGGCTCCAGTCCAGACAAGCGAAGAATTTGCGGATGAAATCGATGAACAGGAGAAAAAAGCTCTGGTTCAACTTTTTCTGGATGCAGTGAGTCTAACACTACCTCCGCCAGAGTATCTAAGACCAGCATGGTTGACAACAATGCCAATGCAGTCCAGTGGGCTTCTGGACCTCTTTGATGAGTCCGAGACGAGTCGTCTTTTGGCAGATGTCAGTTCTCTGAGAATTCAGAATGCAAATGAGGACTTACTGTGTCTTTTCATGATGATTGCAATCGGGGCTCAGTGTCGAGGGcagcccgacgacgcccgcaAAGCCTTTCGCTATTTTGAGGAAGCTCGCAAACTGTCATTTGTGGGAATGCTGAGCGATCCAACTCTGAACACCGCTCGAGGATTCACTCTCATGGCTTTCTACATGTTTGGCGCATGTCGTCGCAATTCGGCATTCATGTACCTCGGAGTCGCAACGAAAGCGGCTTCGGTCATGGGCCTACACATGTCGGGGCAGTTCCAGTCGCTCTCAAGAGCAGAGCGCTCTCTGAG GTCTCGTATCGACAAAAGCATCCGCCTCTTTGATGTCATTTGTAGTTCGATCCTTGGTAGGCCAACTAGCATTGCGCCATGCCGGCCTAAAGAAACGGCGAGAGCCTACTCTGAACCACATCGTACTTTGTCTGTCGATAGAGCTTGCACTCTTGCCACAACTCTGAACGAAATCGTTGAAATTCTCACCGAGGATTCTCAACTGGGGGTTGTTCGCGCTGAAAGATTCTTGGAGAAAATTAAAGATTGGAGCAAGAATCTATCGCCGGCATTACGTCAATGTCCACAGAGAGAAGCCTCGAGTTCCGCAAACCCCCAAGATCGTCAAATTGCCATTGGAAATATTCATGTTGCCTGCACGTACTACTTCGGCATCATACTGACGACGCGCGAGTTCCTGATAAAGCACATCATGCCTCAGCTCGACAACGAACCTTCGCTTACGGACATCAGCCAGGAGGACAACGCATCTCCAGAGAACAAGAGGAGATTTGCTGATTTATCCGATGCTTGCGTGGATGCGGCGGTGTTCATGTCAGAGATGTGCTCTGAAGCACTAGACTCTCGCACCATCATGGGCAACATGTGCATACTGAA GGCGTGGCTGTTTGCTGCTGGTTTGATTTTAGCCTTCTCCTTGCTTGCTCCTGAGGTGCCCCAGTCTCGTGAAAGAGCTTTCTACAACGCTTTGCGAGTTCTCGACTTTCTGGGCCATATGAGTCCGCAAGCAGCACAGTACCACCGTCTGCTTTTGAGCTTCTCACAGGCAATTGATACCTTCAAGACCCACTCGCCAACTAGGCACCATCAACCACGGGCGCCGTATGTTGAGAGATTCCTTTCGGTCCGGTTGGCAGACAGACCTGGCAACACCCGAAGGAGAGTTTCGGCCCAAAAGTCTCATCCCGACGGCCACGTCAGTAGAGTCGGACAACTCGAAACGGACGAGAAACTCGGACAAAGTATATTTGGCCCACGATCGGTAGCCAATTCAGAGCGTGGCGGAGAAGACGTGATATTTAGCCTTCTCTGGGACGGCGAAGCGACTTTATTTCCCAGAGACTTTGACTACTAG